A part of Mycolicibacterium sp. TUM20985 genomic DNA contains:
- a CDS encoding tripartite tricarboxylate transporter substrate binding protein: MKTKAVLAALLALTVGLAGHQISGTASAAPAYPSGPVTMTAGANPGSGFDLTIRSVVDALQTEKIVDVPLPVQNRPGASGADYLATMVEQYRGADDQISVTSLSMMMNQSRGASKYGYGDVTMIARLMTEYFVVVTNSASPFTDLPSVLAAIRSDPARVTVGAAHDDEAPFDLLVSAAGGDPALVNYVTHEGGGDQIAALRAGDISVAIGGVSEFIDTVKSGELKALGVLAENRLPGVDAPTAREQGLDVTLSNWRGLYGPPNMPDVAVAYWQKALGDMVNTPTWKQIAERSQFTTTFMIGDEFQAFLAETQADVEAALDEARQ; this comes from the coding sequence GTGAAGACGAAGGCCGTACTCGCCGCACTCCTTGCACTGACCGTGGGGTTGGCGGGACATCAGATCTCCGGGACTGCTTCCGCCGCGCCGGCGTACCCGTCCGGACCCGTCACGATGACCGCGGGCGCCAACCCCGGCAGCGGGTTCGACCTCACGATCCGCTCGGTGGTCGACGCGCTGCAGACCGAGAAGATCGTCGACGTCCCACTGCCGGTGCAGAACCGGCCCGGAGCCAGCGGCGCCGACTACCTCGCCACCATGGTTGAGCAGTACCGAGGCGCTGACGACCAAATCTCCGTCACGTCCCTGTCGATGATGATGAACCAGTCGCGCGGCGCGTCGAAGTACGGATACGGCGACGTCACCATGATCGCCCGCCTGATGACCGAATACTTCGTCGTGGTAACCAATTCCGCATCGCCGTTCACCGACCTCCCGAGTGTCCTGGCGGCGATTCGGTCCGACCCGGCCCGCGTCACCGTCGGCGCCGCCCACGACGACGAAGCTCCCTTCGATCTGCTCGTGTCGGCCGCAGGCGGTGACCCCGCCTTGGTCAACTACGTGACCCACGAGGGCGGCGGCGACCAGATCGCCGCGCTGCGCGCCGGGGACATCAGCGTCGCGATCGGCGGTGTTAGCGAGTTCATCGACACCGTGAAGTCCGGAGAGCTCAAGGCGCTCGGCGTGCTGGCCGAGAACCGGCTGCCCGGTGTGGACGCGCCCACCGCCAGGGAGCAGGGACTCGACGTCACCCTGTCGAACTGGCGCGGCCTCTATGGACCGCCGAACATGCCCGACGTCGCCGTGGCGTACTGGCAGAAAGCGCTCGGCGACATGGTGAACACCCCGACCTGGAAGCAGATCGCCGAGCGGAGCCAGTTCACGACGACCTTCATGATCGGCGATGAGTTCCAAGCCTTCCTCGCCGAGACGCAAGCGGACGTCGAGGCGGCCCTCGACGAGGCCCGGCAGTAA
- a CDS encoding LLM class flavin-dependent oxidoreductase — MKDVSAGPTRRTEFFLRSYPIVDGMQEHAAAVECDGWDGLLFTDTQNLSMDVFASLYLAAGATSHLRLGTAVTNLTSRHPAVVASAFATLQHVTGGRAHLGIGRGDSALELIGVKPPSASQFEGQLLQLQNYLRGAPVSLGDFESRITWLPLADEPKVPVDVFCSGPLVTSVGARLGDRVTLTVGADAERVRRSMQAIRQVRHDAGLESEDFDVGAFVVVGAGTDRRAIEEIVRGNASVSAHFQRNVVSSMPAAEAAAVEEVTNRYDYYHHGLEHAEQSESLTADFLSQFCIVGTPDYCAERLRGLIDIGLSHVVIVGGSRDIDPATRERSDQLIAREVLPAVKSTSA; from the coding sequence ATGAAGGATGTGTCGGCCGGCCCGACTCGGCGCACCGAGTTCTTTCTGCGTTCCTATCCGATCGTCGACGGTATGCAGGAGCACGCCGCAGCCGTCGAGTGCGACGGTTGGGATGGCCTGTTGTTCACCGACACTCAGAACCTGAGCATGGACGTCTTCGCCTCGCTGTATCTCGCCGCGGGGGCCACGTCGCACCTGCGATTGGGCACCGCGGTGACCAATCTGACGTCCCGGCACCCCGCCGTGGTGGCCTCGGCCTTCGCCACGCTGCAACACGTCACCGGCGGCCGCGCGCACCTCGGCATCGGCCGCGGTGACAGCGCCTTGGAGCTGATCGGGGTGAAGCCGCCCTCCGCGTCGCAGTTCGAAGGACAGCTTCTGCAGTTGCAGAACTACCTACGTGGCGCGCCGGTGTCGTTGGGCGACTTCGAGAGTCGGATCACGTGGCTGCCACTGGCAGACGAACCGAAGGTCCCGGTGGACGTCTTCTGCTCCGGGCCTCTGGTGACCTCAGTCGGGGCGCGGCTCGGTGACCGCGTGACCCTCACCGTGGGTGCCGACGCCGAACGGGTGCGGCGGTCCATGCAGGCCATCCGGCAGGTACGACACGACGCCGGGCTCGAGAGCGAGGACTTCGACGTCGGCGCCTTCGTCGTCGTCGGGGCGGGGACCGATCGACGTGCCATCGAGGAGATCGTGCGAGGCAATGCGAGTGTCTCGGCGCACTTTCAGCGCAACGTCGTGTCGTCGATGCCGGCCGCCGAAGCGGCCGCGGTGGAAGAGGTCACCAACCGATACGACTACTACCACCACGGGTTGGAACATGCCGAGCAGTCGGAATCGCTGACCGCGGACTTCTTGAGCCAGTTCTGCATCGTGGGCACGCCAGATTACTGCGCCGAGCGACTGCGCGGACTCATCGACATCGGGTTGTCGCACGTGGTGATTGTCGGTGGCTCAAGGGATATCGATCCCGCGACGCGGGAACGCTCCGACCAACTGATCGCTCGCGAGGTCCTGCCGGCCGTGAAGTCCACCTCGGCCTGA
- a CDS encoding DUF1330 domain-containing protein, producing MAPESDERPVKLKALGELPSGEPVVMVNLLKFKEEGGRDRYLQYSREVQPHLDRVGGTVRYAGANPLNVIGDGESPWWDAILVVEYPSTKAFSDMVTDPGYQQIHGHRAAALTQGDLVATSRWVLG from the coding sequence ATGGCACCTGAATCCGACGAACGCCCCGTCAAACTCAAGGCCCTCGGCGAACTGCCGAGCGGTGAACCAGTGGTGATGGTCAACCTGCTGAAGTTCAAGGAAGAGGGCGGCCGCGACCGCTATCTCCAATACAGCCGCGAGGTGCAACCCCACCTCGACCGCGTCGGCGGAACCGTCCGCTACGCCGGCGCCAACCCGCTCAACGTCATCGGCGACGGTGAGAGCCCATGGTGGGACGCCATTCTCGTCGTCGAGTACCCCTCCACCAAGGCCTTCAGCGACATGGTGACCGACCCCGGCTACCAGCAGATCCATGGACATCGGGCGGCTGCCCTGACCCAGGGTGACCTGGTGGCCACCTCGCGGTGGGTTCTCGGCTAG
- a CDS encoding YkvA family protein — protein sequence MPIGIVLGLVLAWVALVTALWWAKPDDLDVRDALRLLPDVLRLVKRLASDPAMPRGIRIRLALLLAYLALPFDLVPDFIPVLGYADDAIIVAVVLRSVVRRAGADAVRRRWPGTDEGYAALARLTGIDGAREERD from the coding sequence ATGCCGATCGGCATCGTCCTCGGCTTGGTGTTGGCATGGGTGGCGCTGGTGACCGCGCTGTGGTGGGCCAAGCCCGACGACCTGGACGTACGGGATGCCCTGCGGCTGCTGCCGGATGTGCTCCGCCTGGTGAAACGGTTGGCGTCCGATCCGGCGATGCCGCGCGGAATTCGCATTCGACTGGCGCTGCTGTTGGCCTACCTGGCGCTGCCGTTCGACCTGGTACCGGATTTCATCCCGGTCCTGGGTTATGCGGACGACGCGATCATCGTGGCGGTGGTGCTTCGCAGCGTGGTACGTCGCGCTGGCGCAGACGCGGTGCGTCGGCGTTGGCCCGGCACGGACGAGGGCTATGCGGCCCTCGCCCGCCTCACCGGTATCGACGGTGCCCGCGAGGAGCGGGACTGA
- a CDS encoding AraC family transcriptional regulator ligand-binding domain-containing protein, with translation MTVLDPDVPASPQHNELAVGVTLRVLRHLLGNLHRPVRAHLQHQPMASPADYLKSFGCRDQSSTALAREGMNNGHAHRASKISR, from the coding sequence GTGACGGTTCTCGATCCCGACGTCCCGGCCAGCCCGCAGCACAACGAACTGGCAGTCGGGGTGACTCTGCGCGTCCTGCGCCACCTGCTCGGCAACTTGCACCGACCGGTCCGGGCTCATCTGCAGCACCAGCCGATGGCGTCACCCGCCGACTACCTGAAGTCCTTTGGTTGCCGCGACCAGAGTTCAACCGCCCTCGCTAGGGAAGGAATGAACAATGGTCACGCACACAGGGCGTCGAAGATCTCCCGGTAA
- a CDS encoding class I SAM-dependent methyltransferase: protein MPNHIGTIERILNAATLPDAEIAARIAEIGPADVAEALLAEVISRAALLNAPAEHLTVQCDLGFGGERLGYLVSLGSTASSVEKGWSDDAPAIVRQDLIDLLRELFGPVGPHGATRELFARQLADEEHSPVIAAATRQMVAAMSQRPHDLSDLAVRFGSDKWGGRWYTPHYQKYFEPYRDQAVKVLEIGIGGYNLIDAGGESLRMWKHYFRRGLIYGLDIFEKTGVVESRLNVLQGDQGDEQGLDAMARELGPFDIIIDDGSHISHHIIASFRALFPHVRPGGLYVVEDLASSYWPTWGGDPDPSAQYRSMEMIKDLLDGLHHSEQIRDDDAGISATESTVTGVHVHHNLAVIEKGLNTEQGAPKWLRTLDHARSYSDD, encoded by the coding sequence ATGCCGAATCACATTGGGACCATCGAACGCATCCTGAACGCAGCGACCCTACCCGACGCAGAGATCGCGGCACGGATAGCCGAGATCGGCCCGGCTGACGTCGCGGAAGCGCTTCTGGCCGAGGTGATCTCGCGCGCTGCCCTGCTGAACGCTCCGGCCGAACACCTGACGGTTCAATGCGACCTCGGCTTCGGGGGGGAGCGGCTGGGCTATCTGGTGAGCCTGGGCAGCACCGCGTCGTCCGTCGAGAAGGGTTGGAGCGACGACGCTCCCGCAATCGTCCGTCAGGACCTGATCGATCTGCTGCGGGAGTTGTTCGGTCCGGTTGGACCGCACGGGGCCACCCGCGAACTCTTCGCCCGACAACTGGCCGACGAGGAACACAGTCCCGTCATCGCCGCAGCGACGCGACAGATGGTCGCCGCGATGTCCCAGCGGCCGCACGACCTGTCCGACCTCGCGGTCCGGTTCGGTTCCGATAAATGGGGGGGACGCTGGTACACGCCGCATTACCAGAAGTACTTCGAGCCCTACCGTGACCAAGCCGTCAAGGTGCTCGAGATCGGCATCGGTGGCTACAACCTGATCGACGCCGGCGGCGAGTCGTTGCGCATGTGGAAGCACTACTTCCGGCGGGGACTGATCTACGGACTCGACATCTTCGAGAAGACCGGCGTGGTGGAGAGCCGGCTGAATGTCCTACAAGGTGACCAGGGTGACGAGCAAGGGCTGGATGCGATGGCTCGCGAACTGGGGCCCTTCGACATCATCATCGACGACGGCAGTCATATCAGTCACCACATCATCGCGTCCTTTCGCGCGCTCTTCCCGCACGTACGGCCGGGTGGCCTCTACGTCGTGGAGGACCTGGCGTCGTCCTACTGGCCGACCTGGGGCGGAGACCCCGACCCGTCAGCCCAATACCGCTCGATGGAGATGATCAAGGATCTCTTGGACGGTCTGCATCACTCCGAGCAGATCCGCGACGACGACGCCGGGATCTCGGCAACCGAGTCGACGGTGACGGGCGTGCACGTGCACCACAACTTGGCCGTCATCGAGAAGGGCCTCAACACCGAACAGGGGGCGCCGAAGTGGCTGCGGACCCTCGATCATGCCCGCTCGTACAGCGACGACTAA
- a CDS encoding alpha/beta fold hydrolase, with amino-acid sequence MVEPTNAHVVHLQDGRRMGYAQYGDPDGFVIVSAHGGLACRLDVAAADTAARDAGVRLISPDRPGIGWSDPQPGRTVLDWANDVTDVLDQLGVDRFAALGWSMGGQYAAAIGHALPHRVSRVAIVAGALPLTEPGVFAELPAIDRAYTVLSEWAPWVARQCFHTMGSAARWAPNTYGRLAARDLGPADGAVLRAEGFDTFASMAQEALRRPAGVVEEYRAWRRPWGFAPEDLAVAVDVWAGTDDELINAGWPHALADRIPGAQLRLRPGGHFMAHLHYREIFDALCA; translated from the coding sequence ATGGTCGAGCCCACCAACGCTCACGTCGTTCACCTGCAGGACGGGCGGCGCATGGGGTATGCGCAGTACGGCGACCCCGACGGCTTCGTCATCGTCAGCGCGCACGGCGGCCTGGCATGCCGGCTCGACGTTGCGGCTGCAGACACCGCAGCGCGCGACGCCGGGGTCCGGCTGATATCGCCGGATCGACCAGGCATCGGGTGGTCCGACCCCCAACCCGGGCGTACGGTCCTGGACTGGGCCAATGACGTCACCGACGTGCTGGACCAACTCGGTGTCGACCGTTTCGCCGCCCTGGGGTGGTCGATGGGTGGGCAGTACGCAGCCGCGATCGGTCATGCGCTGCCGCACCGGGTGTCGCGGGTCGCGATCGTCGCGGGAGCCCTGCCGCTTACCGAGCCGGGAGTGTTCGCAGAGCTGCCGGCGATCGACCGCGCCTACACGGTGCTGTCCGAGTGGGCACCATGGGTTGCCCGGCAATGCTTTCACACGATGGGATCGGCGGCGCGGTGGGCGCCGAACACCTATGGCCGTCTCGCGGCTCGTGATTTGGGACCCGCGGACGGCGCCGTCCTGCGCGCCGAGGGGTTCGACACCTTCGCGTCGATGGCGCAGGAAGCCTTGCGCCGGCCAGCTGGCGTCGTCGAGGAGTACCGCGCGTGGAGACGGCCGTGGGGATTCGCACCCGAGGATCTTGCGGTGGCAGTCGACGTGTGGGCCGGAACCGACGACGAACTGATCAACGCTGGGTGGCCGCACGCGCTGGCGGATCGTATCCCCGGGGCCCAGCTGCGTTTGCGACCCGGCGGCCACTTCATGGCGCACCTGCATTACCGGGAGATCTTCGACGCCCTGTGTGCGTGA